Sequence from the Bremerella volcania genome:
TTGAGCCTGTGCCGGAGTGCTTCCCGGAGACTTCGGATTGCCTATTTGGGTCCGCAGTACAGCTATTCGCATCAGGCCGCCGTCGAGAAGTTCGGGGCCAATGCCGACTACAGCCCAGTCGCCACGATCGCAACCGTCTTCGAGGAAATCCAGCGTAACCAGGCCGATTTCGGACTCGTTCCGGTAGAGAATTCGAACGATGGCCGCGTGACCGATACGCTCGAGATGTTTGCGAAACACCCGACCAAGATCTGCGGCGAGGTGAAACTGCATATCCACCACCAACTGTTGGCCAAGTGCAACCGCGAGGAGATCAAAGAGGTCTTCAGCAAGCCCCAGGCCCTTTCACAGTGTCGCAACTGGCTAGCCAAGCATCTGCCGGCTGCCCGGCCGATCGAGATGACCAGCACAGCAGCCGCCGCCCAGTTGGCCGCCCAGAAGGAAGGGGCTGCAGCGATCGCAAGTCGTGCCGCAGGCATCAATTACAACCTGGAGACCATCGCCTCGAACATCGAAGACAACCCCAACAACATTACGCGTTTCGCGGTTATCTCGCACGAAATGGGTCCTAAGACAGGGCACGACAAGACCGCCCTGCTCTTCCAGACCGAGCACAAGCCGGGGGCGCTGGCCGACGCGATGAACATCTTTAAGAAGAACCGCCTGAATCTGACCTGGATCGAGTCGTTTCCCGTGGCCAACGCCCCGGAGGAATACCTTTTTTTCGTCGAAATGGAGGGGCATTGCAGTGAACTGAAGCTTCGCCGCACGATAAGTGCCCTCGAAAAGAAGACCCTGCGGCTGGAAGTGTTGGGCTCGTACCAGAAAACCGACCCGGTGAACTAAGCGGGAAAAAAACTCAATCGCCGTTCAAGACACCCTCACCCTGACCCTCTCCCTCTGAGGGAGAGCGAACAAGAGGGGGATAGTTCTTCTATCGGGGCGTAGGTGACCTCGACGACCATGCAAGCACTCTGCTATATTGTTGGGTTTCATTGTGAACCGACATCA
This genomic interval carries:
- the pheA gene encoding prephenate dehydratase yields the protein MAKTPRKTSSTDLQKAIAKMDQQILTLLAKRVDTCQKLVQAEPGKTIEQQLSSEETELQKLLKANKTSLPSEAISPVLQEVLSLCRSASRRLRIAYLGPQYSYSHQAAVEKFGANADYSPVATIATVFEEIQRNQADFGLVPVENSNDGRVTDTLEMFAKHPTKICGEVKLHIHHQLLAKCNREEIKEVFSKPQALSQCRNWLAKHLPAARPIEMTSTAAAAQLAAQKEGAAAIASRAAGINYNLETIASNIEDNPNNITRFAVISHEMGPKTGHDKTALLFQTEHKPGALADAMNIFKKNRLNLTWIESFPVANAPEEYLFFVEMEGHCSELKLRRTISALEKKTLRLEVLGSYQKTDPVN